One window of Coffea eugenioides isolate CCC68of unplaced genomic scaffold, Ceug_1.0 ScVebR1_84;HRSCAF=423, whole genome shotgun sequence genomic DNA carries:
- the LOC113759016 gene encoding pectinesterase 2-like: MPKEKADVKKMAMQITLERALKAKTHTENLESKCRNEREKAAWADCLKLYESTILQLNRTLDSNTKCTDFDVQTWLSTALTNLETCRSGFQELGVSDFVLPLMSNNVSKLICNTLALNNNINVSVEKQTYKDGFPTWVTPGDRKLLQSSLVRPNLIVAQDGSGNYRTIKAALDAAAKRSGSGRFVIQVKRGTYRENLEIGNKMKNIMLLGAGMRDTIITGSRSVGGGSTTFDSATVAVTGDGFIAQGITFRNTAGPQNHQAVALRSGSDLSVFHRCGFEGYQDTLYVHSQRQFYKECYIYGTVDFIFGNAAVVLQNCMIYARRPMDKQKNTITAQGRTDPNQNTGISIHNSRVMAASDLRPVLSSFKTYLGRPWKQYSRTVFIQTYLDSLVDPAGWLEWDGNFALNTLYYGEYKNSGPGSSTSRRVKWRGYHVITNPTEASRFTVANFIAGRSWLPATNVPFAAGL, encoded by the exons ATGCCTAAAGAAAAAGCCGATGTCAAGAAGATGGCTATGCAAATAACCCTAGAGCGAGCTCTCAAAGCCAAGACTCATACCGAGAACCTCGAGAGTAAATGTAGAAATGAGCGCGAAAAGGCTGCATGGGCCGATTGTTTGAAGCTCTACGAAAGCACCATTCTTCAACTTAACCGAACCCTAGACTCCAATACCAAGTGCACCGATTTTGATGTTCAAACGTGGCTAAGTACAGCTCTGACGAACCTCGAGACTTGTCGATCAGGGTTCCAGGAGCTCGGTGTTTCTGACTTTGTGTTGCCTCTCATGAGCAACAACGTTTCCAAGTTGATATGCAACACATTGGCTCTTAACAATAACATTAACGTTTCAGTAGAGAAGCAAACATATAAAGATGGATTCCCAACTTGGGTAACGCCTGGAGACCGAAAGCTGCTTCAGTCATCTTTGGTAAGGCCAAATCTCATAGTGGCTCAAGATGGTTCTGGGAATTATCGGACCATTAAGGCTGCCCTTGATGCTGCCGCGAAAAGAAGTGGTAGCGGGAGGTTTGTGATACAAGTAAAGCGAGGTACTTACAGAGAGAACCTTGAGATCGGCAATAAAATGAAGAACATCATGTTGCTTGGCGCTGGTATGCGTGACACGATTATCACCGGCAGCCGAAGTGTTGGCGGAGGATCCACCACCTTTGACTCTGCTACTGTTG CTGTGACTGGTGATGGATTTATTGCTCAAGGCATTACATTCCGAAACACAGCAGGACCACAAAACCACCAAGCAGTTGCACTTCGCTCAGGATCCGATCTTTCTGTCTTCCATCGCTGTGGCTTTGAAGGCTACCAAGATACCCTATATGTCCATTCCCAACGCCAATTTTACAAAGAATGCTATATCTACGGCACGGTGGACTTCATTTTTGGGAATGCTGCCGTGGTTCTCCAGAACTGCATGATATACGCGAGGAGGCCAATGGATAAGCAGAAAAACACCATAACAGCACAAGGTCGCACTGATCCTAACCAAAACACTGGGATTTCAATCCATAATTCCCGTGTTATGGCTGCATCAGACCTCAGACCAGTGCTGAGTTCATTCAAAACATACTTGGGACGACCATGGAAACAATATTCTCGAACTGTTTTTATTCAGACATACCTTGACTCGTTGGTGGATCCTGCTGGATGGTTAGAGTGGGATGGCAATTTTGCTCTCAACACCTTGTATTATGGAGAGTATAAGAACTCCGGCCCGGGTTCTTCTACAAGCAGAAGAGTGAAATGGCGCGGTTACCATGTCATAACTAATCCAACTGAAGCATCTCGATTCACTGTTGCAAATTTCATTGCCGGTCGGTCATGGCTGCCCGCAACTAATGTGCCTTTCGCTGCAGGACTCTAA